A stretch of the Vigna radiata var. radiata cultivar VC1973A chromosome 9, Vradiata_ver6, whole genome shotgun sequence genome encodes the following:
- the LOC106772909 gene encoding uncharacterized protein LOC106772909, whose product MAKGGQCFFEKLRRCVRTVFFVVALVASLAVTSLPVVVAVVDVLVPCFLISNFTCVKCFSFKEHFHRYAFNSSLMDIPLVSVIRSLIILCVYSVCDAPALSHGPYLGTVTLCSFLSIVLLSVKACVFTVNSHIEAEASASFRKQRLHLKKPWGMPVLFLSSVVFALGHTVVAYRTSCRARRKLLFHRVDPEAVLSCKNVFSGYPKVPRSPTPSVGRTPKSDYETRRRPFGTARDEELLVRLLANSDSLFITCQGLTLHYKLSLPGSLPHSLSSMSCIESNSSRITSAMAAGLAKPNKHFISTSPNVQPQLYRSYSNQFHGPSLHVPLLDGPITSIISEDVPVFHLDGICEDETNKLDFQSMDKNAKNVGQLGLVLIHGFGGGVFSWRHVMGSLARQSNCSVAAFDRPGWGLSSRPRREDWEEKELPNPYKLETQVDLLLSFCSEIGFSSVVLIGHDDGGLLALMTAQKNKSSLNYFNVDVKGVVLLNVSLSREVVPSFARILLHTSLGKKHLVRPLLRTEITQVVNRRAWYDPTKMTQEVLTLYKAPLFVEGWDEALHEIGKLSSETILSTKNAESLLQAVGDIPVLVIAGSEDSLVSLKSCQAMASKLVNSRLVAISGCGHLPHEECPKALLAAISPFINRLLFTSDLQSQ is encoded by the exons ATGGCGAAGGGAGGGCAATGCTTCTTCGAGAAGCTTCGGCGGTGCGTTCGGACGGTTTTCTTCGTGGTGGCATTGGTGGCGTCGTTGGCGGTTACGTCGCTGCCGGTGGTTGTGGCGGTGGTTGACGTTTTGGTGCCGTGCTTTTTGATTTCGAACTTCACCTGTGTCAAGTGTTTCAGCTTCAAGGAGCATTTTCACCGTTACGCTTTCAACAGTTCCTTGATGGACATTCCGCTCGTTTCGGTCATAAGATCGCTTATCATTCTCT GTGTTTATTCCGTTTGTGATGCTCCTGCTCTCTCACACGGTCCTTACCTTGGAACTGTGACTCTGTGCTCCTTTCTGTCGATTGTTCTCCTTTCGGTCAAAGCTTGTGTGTTCACTGTAAATTCACATATCGAAGCGGAGGCTTCAGCTTCCTTCAGGAAGCAGAGACTTCATTTGAAGAAGCCATGGGGAATGCCTGTCTTGTTTCTTTCATCAGTCGTGTTTGCCCTTGGCCATACTGTGGTTGCTTATAGAACCAGCTGCAGAGCACGCAGAAAGCTCTTGTTTCATCGAGTTGACCCTGAAGCT GTTCTATCGTGCAAAAATGTTTTCTCTGGCTATCCAAAGGTCCCACGATCTCCCACTCCTTCTGTTGGGAGAACCCCCAAAAGTGACTATGAAACAAGGCGAAGACCTTTTGGGACTGCTCGTGATGAAGAACTGCTTGTCAGATTACTTGCAAACTCTGACAGCTTATTCATTACATGCCAAGGACTTACACTGCATTACAAGCTAAGCTTGCCAGGTTCACTTCCACATTCGTTGTCTTCAATGTCCTGTATTGAGTCAAATTCTAGCCGCATTACTTCAGCAATGGCTGCTGGGTTGGCAAAACctaataaacattttataagtACATCTCCGAATGTCCAGCCACAATTGTACAGGAGCTATAGCAATCAATTCCATGGCCCATCACTACATGTTCCTCTATTGGATGGTCCTATAACTTCTATTATTTCTGAAGATGTCCCCGTTTTTCACCTCGATGGTATTTGTGAAGATGAAACTAATAAATTAGATTTTCAATCTATGGACAAAAATGCAAAGAATGTTGGCCAATTAGGTCTTGTTTTAATTCATGGGTTTGGTGGAGGAGTCTTCTCTTGGAGGCATGTGATGGGATCTTTAGCTCGGCAGAGTAATTGCTCAGTTGCTGCATTCGATAGACCTGGTTGGGGATTAAGTTCAAGGCCTCGCAGGGAGGACTGGGAGGAAAAAGAGTTGCCTAATCCTTATAAGCTTGAAACTCAG GTTGACCTGCTTTTATCATTCTGTTCGGAGATTGGATTTTCTTCAGTGGTGTTAATTGGGCATGATGATGGAGGATTGCTGGCCCTTATGActgcacaaaaaaataaatcatcacTGAATTATTTCAAt GTTGATGTGAAAGGGGTTGTATTGCTAAATGTCAGCTTGTCCAGGGAAGTGGTTCCATCCTTTGCAAGAATTCTTCTGCATACCTCACTTGGAAAGAAGCATTTGGTTCGCCCTCTACTAAGAACAGAAATCACTCAAGTGGTGAATCGGCGTGCTTGGTATGATCCTACCAAAATGACACAAGAAGTTTTGACCCTCTACAAG gcTCCACTATTTGTAGAAGGATGGGACGAGGCACTTCATGAGATTGGTAAATTGTCATCCGAAACCATCCTTTCAACTAAAAACGCAGAATCATTATTACAAGCTGTAGGAGACATTCCAGTGTTAGTCATTGCAGGTTCTGAGGATTCCCTTGTTTCTTTGAAATCATGTCAAGCTATGGCCTCAAAACTTGTAAATTCT AGATTGGTTGCCATATCTGGATGTGGCCATTTACCCCATGAAGAGTGTCCAAAGGCATTGCTTGCAGCTATCTCACCCTTCATCAATAGACTCTTATTTACATCTGACTTGCAAAGCCAAtaa
- the LOC106774228 gene encoding plastidic ATP/ADP-transporter: MAAFVQTGGLLSLPTNPKSRASLSRHLNPSHGLKNRFISLNPKPISAPSLSAAKFQPLGSKPKNLFICRAEAAAAADGSAQPAFGEAEAEKPKLLGIEISTLKKIIPLGMMFFCILFNYTILRDTKDVLVVTARGSSAEIIPFLKTWVNLPMAVGFMLLYTKLANVLSKQALFYSVILPFIAFFGAFGFVLYPLSNYIHPEAFADKLLNILGPRFLGPLAIMRIWSFCLFYVMAELWGSVVISVLFWGFANQITTVEEAKRFYPLFGLGANVALIFSGRTVKYFSNLRQNLGPGVDGWAISLKAMMSIVVGMGFAICFLYWWVNNYVPLPTRSKKKKEKPKMGTMESLKFLVSSKYIRDLATLVVAYGISINLVEVTWKSKLKAQFPSPNEYSSFMGDFSTATGIATFTMMLVSQFIFDKYGWGVAATITPTVLLLTGVGFFSLLLFGGPLAPGLAQFGMTPLLAAVYVGALQNIFSKSAKYSLFDPCKEMAYIPLDEDTKVKGKAAIDVVCNPLGKSGGALIQQFMILTFGSLANSTPYLGGVLLLIVSAWLAAAKSLDTQFTALRKEEELEKEMERAAAVKIPVVAENDGGNGSLATGAPLDPASGDSSSSPSEASSPRNI, from the exons ATGGCCGCCTTTGTTCAAACCGGGGGCCTTCTCTCTCTCCCCACCAACCCCAAATCCAGGGCTTCTCTTTCCCGTCATCTGAACCCTTCTCACGGCCTCAAAAACCGTTTTATCTCTCTGAACCCCAAACCCATCTCCGCCCCTTCTCTCTCCGCCGCCAAATTTCAACCCCTCGGTTCCAAGCCCAAAAATTTATTCATCTGCCGAGCCGAGGCGGCCGCCGCCGCAGATGGGTCGGCCCAGCCCGCCTTCGGAGAGGCCGAGGCTGAGAAGCCGAAACTCTTGGGCATCGAGATCAGCACCTTGAAGAAAATCATCCCTCTGGGTATGATGTTCTTTTGCATCCTTTTTAATTACACGATTCTCAGAGACACCAAGGATGTCCTTGTTGTCACTGCTAGAGGGAGCAGTGCAGAGATTATTCCGTTTCTAAAAACTTGGGTGAACCTTCCCATGGCTGTTGGATTTATGTTGTTGTACACCAAGTTGGCCAATGTTTTGTCAAAGCAAGCTCTTTTCTATTCCGTTATTCTTCCCTTCATTGCTTTTTTTGGGGCTTTTGGGTTTGTACTGTACCCTCTCAGCAACTATATTCACCCCGAGGCGTTTGCGGATAAGCTTCTCAACATCCTCGGACCAAGGTTCCTTGGCCCCCTTGCGATTATGAGAATTTGGAGTTTCTGTTTGTTCTATGTCATGGCTGAGTTGTGGGGGAGTGTCGTCATTTCCGTGCTCTTTTGGGGATTTGCTAATCAG ATAACTACTGTTGAGGAAGCAAAACGATTCTACCCATTGTTTGGACTCGGGGCCAATGTAGCCCTTATTTTCTCTGGGAGGACTGTGAAATACTTTTCTAACCTGAGGCAGAATTTGGGTCCTGGAGTTGATGGTTGGGCCATCTCTCTAAAAGCAATGATGAGTATAGTTGTGGGTATGGGTTTCGCAATCTGTTTCCTGTACTGGTGGGTGAATAACTATGTTCCTCTTCCTACACgtagcaagaagaagaag GAGAAGCCAAAAATGGGTACAATGGAGAGTTTGAAGTTCTTGGTGTCTTCCAAGTACATCAGAGATCTTGCTACTTTAGTGGTTGCTTATGGAATCAGCATCAATCTTGTTGAGGTTACTTGGAAGTCTAAGCTCAAAGCTCAA TTTCCTAGCCCCAACGAGTACTCTTCTTTTATGGGCGACTTCTCAACTGCAACTGGAATTGCCACATTCACAATGATGCTTGTGAGCCAATTTATATTTGACAAATATGGATGGGGAGTTGCTGCCACAATCACTCCTACGGTCCTGCTTTTGACAGGAGTTggtttcttttctcttttattgttcGGTGGCCCACTTGCACCTGGTCTTGCACAGTTTGGAATGACTCCACTTCTAGCAGCTGTATATGTAGGTGCTTTGCAGAACATATTTAGCAAGAGTGCCAAGTACAGTTTGTTTGATCCCTGCAAAGAAATGGCCTACATTCCATTGGATGAGGATACCAAG GTTAAAGGCAAGGCAGCCATTGATGTTGTGTGCAACCCGTTGGGGAAGTCTGGAGGTGCCCTTATTCAGCAATTTATGATCTTAACTTTTGGGTCACTCGCAAATTCAACCCCATACCTAGGAGGAGTGCTTCTGCTGATTGTTTCAGCCTGGCTAGCAGCAGCCAAATCGTTGGACACCCAGTTTACTGCATTGCGTAAAGAGGAAGAACTGGAGAAAGAGATGGAAAGAGCAGCCGCCGTTAAGATACCCGTGGTGGCTGAGAATGACGGTGGAAATGGTTCTCTTGCAACTGGTGCACCCTTAGATCCAGCCTCAGGTGACTCCTCAAGTAGTCCATCCGAAGCCTCCTCTCCTCGCAACATTTGA
- the LOC106772996 gene encoding root phototropism protein 3: MPETATTPTNSSSNSLFELLTEMKKQSCPESVTLQAKSPSQHCSECWFDDACILDMDYFVKTLSGIKAKGVRADLIGSIITHYASKWLPDLSAGDMVEKGLTQIEESPESVTASWMKKRFFVETLVGVLPPEKDAIPCNFMLRLLRTANMVGVEGNYRQELEKRISWQLDQASLKELVIPSFSHTCATLLDVELVIRLVQRFVSLDSDGAKSVASLVKVAKLVDSYLAEAAVDSNLSLNDFVTLAAALPSHARATDDGLYRAIDTYLKAHPAVSKQERKGLCRLIDSRKLTPEASLHAAQNERFPVRAVIQVLLSEQSKLSRHVDWSGSLVSGTRSPSTMELPTRCLSKREVNAQQHEIRKLKDDVYRLQSQCNAMQAQMERMVEKKKGFFKWKKFAFGKAEHEKMALELEGNEMYTPAGLKTRLVNVKGSKNNNSHKWRISMS, translated from the exons ATGCCTGAGACAGCTACTACACCAACCAATTCCTCCTCTAACAGTCTATTCGAGCTTCTCACCGAAATGAAGAAGCAATCTTGTCCAGAATCAGTCACCTTACAAGCAAAATCTCCCTCCCAACACTGCTCCGAATGCTGGTTCGACGATGCATGCATCTTGGACATGGATTACTTCGTGAAGACCCTTTCTGGAATCAAGGCCAAAGGTGTTCGTGCAGACCTTATTGGCTCCATCATCACTCACTATGCCTCCAAATGGCTCCCTGATCTTTCTGCAG GTGATATGGTCGAAAAGGGTCTCACCCAAATCGAGGAATCACCGGAAAGCGTGACGGCTTCATGGATGAAGAAGAGGTTCTTCGTGGAAACCTTGGTGGGTGTTCTGCCTCCTGAGAAAGATGCAATTCCATGTAACTTTATGCTCAGGCTTCTGAGAACGGCCAACATGGTTGGAGTTGAGGGTAACTACAGGCAAGAGCTTGAGAAGCGTATTTCGTGGCAATTAGACCAGGCTTCGTTGAAGGAGTTGGTGATTCCATCTTTCAGCCACACTTGTGCCACTCTCTTGGATGTTGAACTTGTCATTAGGCTGGTTCAGAGGTTCGTGAGTTTGGACAGTGACGGAGCTAAGAGTGTTGCTTCTTTGGTTAAGGTAGCTAAGTTAGTCGATTCCTACCTTGCCGAGGCTGCTGTGGACTCCAATTTGAGCTTGAACGACTTCGTTACCCTTGCCGCCGCTCTTCCTAGCCATGCAAGAGCAACGGATGATGGCTTGTACCGTGCCATTGATACCTATCTTAAA GCACATCCAGCAGTGTCAAAGCAAGAAAGGAAGGGTCTTTGCAGGCTAATTGACAGCAGAAAACTGACCCCAGAGGCATCACTACATGCAGCACAGAACGAACGATTTCCAGTGAGAGCAGTGATTCAGGTGCTGCTTTCTGAGCAAAGCAAACTGTCACGGCACGTGGATTGGAGCGGTTCGTTGGTGAGTGGGACAAGAAGCCCCAGTACGATGGAGTTACCGACACGGTGTCTGTCGAAGCGTGAGGTGAACGCGCAGCAGCACGAGATAAGGAAGCTGAAGGACGACGTGTACAGGTTGCAGAGCCAGTGCAACGCCATGCAGGCTCAGATGGAGAGAATGGTGGAGAAGAAAAAGGGGTTCTTCAAGTGGAAGAAGTTTGCTTTTGGCAAAGCTGAACATGAAAAAATGGCACTTGAGCTTGAAGGGAATGAAATGTACACGCCTGCAGGTCTCAAAACCAGATTGGTCAATGTCAAAGGTAGCAAGAATAACAACAGTCACAAGTGGAGGATATCTATGTCGTGA
- the LOC106772876 gene encoding molybdate transporter 2 — MSTTTTPLLRHNRWLPSSIKLKTTLFSELSGAVGDLGTYIPIVLALSLVNNLNLTTTLVFTSLYNIATGLLFGLPMPVQPMKSIAAVAISASPPLTIAQISAAGLSVAAVLLVLGATGLMSVLYRYLPLPVVRGVQLSQGLTFAFSAVKYIRYDQDLAKSKSGPARPWFALDGVAIALAAVLFLVLTTGAGDDPPPPQQQEEEENENRVRVHRRLRVLSTIPAALIVFLFGLVLGFVRDPSIFGDLKFGPSKISVVKITWEDFKVGFVSAAIPQIPLSVLNSVIAVCKLSGDLFPEREASAMHVSVSVGLMNFVGCWFGAMPCCHGAGGLAGQYRFGGRSGASVVFLGIAKLVLALVFGNSLGRILNEFPIGILGVLLLFAGIELAMAARDMNTKQESFVMLVCAAVSLTGSSAALGFFVGIVLYLLLKLRELECGGFPFGFCSSKTTKSEEHASLIA; from the coding sequence ATGTCAACCACTACCACCCCTCTCCTCCGCCACAACCGGTGGCTCCCCTCCTCCATCAAACTGAAGACAACCCTTTTCTCAGAGCTCTCCGGCGCGGTGGGTGACCTAGGGACTTACATACCCATCGTGCTCGCTCTATCTCTGGTAAACAACTTGAATCTCACTACCACACTCGTCTTCACTTCGCTCTATAACATCGCCACCGGCTTGCTCTTCGGCCTCCCCATGCCGGTCCAGCCCATGAAGTCCATCGCCGCCGTTGCCATCTCCGCCTCGCCGCCGCTCACCATCGCCCAGATCTCTGCCGCCGGTCTCTCCGTCGCCGCCGTCCTCCTCGTCCTCGGAGCCACCGGTCTCATGTCTGTCCTCTACCGCTACCTCCCCCTCCCCGTCGTCCGCGGAGTCCAACTCTCCCAGGGCCTCACCTTCGCCTTCTCCGCCGTCAAATACATTCGCTACGACCAAGACCTCGCCAAATCAAAATCCGGCCCTGCGCGCCCCTGGTTCGCCCTCGACGGCGTTGCCATCGCCCTCGCAGCCGTCCTCTTCCTCGTCCTCACCACCGGCGCCGGAGACGATCCACCACCGCCacaacaacaagaagaagaagaaaatgaaaacagagTCAGGGTTCACCGGAGGTTGCGGGTTTTGTCAACTATCCCTGCGGCGTTGATAGTGTTTCTGTTTGGTCTGGTGTTGGGTTTCGTTCGCGACCCTTCCATTTTCGGAGATCTTAAGTTTGGGCCTTCGAAGATTTCCGTGGTTAAGATTACCTGGGAAGATTTTAAAGTTGGATTCGTCAGCGCCGCAATTCCACAGATTCCGTTATCCGTTCTGAATTCAGTTATTGCAGTTTGCAAGCTCTCTGGGGATTTGTTTCCCGAACGTGAAGCTTCGGCGATGCATGTTTCAGTGAGTGTGGGACTTATGAATTTCGTGGGGTGTTGGTTCGGAGCCATGCCCTGTTGCCACGGAGCCGGAGGTTTGGCGGGACAGTACAGGTTCGGAGGTAGGAGCGGTGCTTCGGTGGTTTTCCTGGGGATTGCAAAGCTTGTGCTTGCTCTGGTGTTCGGAAACTCCCTCGGAAGAATCTTGAACGAGTTTCCGATTGGGATTCTTGGAGTGCTTTTGTTGTTTGCAGGGATTGAGTTAGCCATGGCTGCTAGAGACATGAACACTAAACAAGAATCTTTCGTTATGCTTGTTTGTGCTGCTGTTTCACTCACTGGTTCAAGTGCTGCTTTGGGATTTTTTGTCGGCATTGTGCTTTACTTACTTCTCAAATTAAGGGAGCTTGAATGTGGAGGTTTTCCTTTTGGATTTTGCTCATCCAAGACCACCAAGTCTGAAGAACATGCAAGTTTAATTGCCTAG
- the LOC106774146 gene encoding uncharacterized protein LOC106774146 produces the protein MKFLFSAIVILWCVCDLLVIHVLANSRFPEEMYSFDRNPQVTYKYDRMSEVQKQCASVLSASSELRYEYSVTGMKREFSFVNGDWRQDGGKFPIMPFDASKSPGTLSEDRASMNLVSFWVSDVDLDHRLKKSIPINGFMVIGITRDGNFVDNAFDGNPEFRLWPSHSQLSISFQGIYTESRKNGGERVLCLLGNTMLPTREADPANPWSWMKNPGDIPLSEDDQILLVLRYPLSFTLTNRIISGELRSLNRESNSKYFDVVHMSSQLGKSAKYTFGSQQIVSKACNPYPVKDNLTDDGIAVYKGARFCEILEEITREKPLSVVTNWRCNGRDDFCSKLGPFLSDKEIKSTDGGFQGVKLYMQDVICSQEASKSNTGSTRVSTVFRAISPSENEYTAAKRSGPSNTSLAAEGIWKSSSGQLCMVGCLGVVDAKGSSCNTRICMYIPTTFSLKQHSIILGTLSPISNSSAFFPLSFEQLVLPSELWNYFKLTNPHYSYSKTTLAGAVLEKNEPFSFTTVIKKSLLTFPKLEDNEAFQDSLSLLAEDLTYHVSGFPDPLPNVLAPRVDIQLEILSVGPLFGRYWYDKNGSASEQETPYHATAAEYTEKQLLINVSAQLSLAGKGYSNFSVLFLEGLYDPHVGKMYLIGCRDVRASWKVLYQSYDLEAGMDCLIEVVVAYPPTTTRWLVDPRATISIESQRNDDDSLRFDPIKLKTFPIIYRKQREDVLSRRGVEGILRLLTLSFAIGCILSQLFYIQHSVDSLPYISLVVLGVQALGYTIPLVTGAEALFKKMVSESYDMSSSELESSEWLHVIDYSVKLLLIVSLLITLRLFQKVWKSRIRLQARSPLEPHRVPSDKWVFLCTFFMHVIGYVIVLIVHGTKTSQKDLIAKTYLVDGGNSHPLPGWATELQEYVGLVEDFFLLPQIIGNLLWHIHCKPLRKLYFIGITVVRLLPHIYDCIRAPVSNPYFSEDSEFVNPNLDFYSKFGDIAISVTAIVLAIVVYIQQRWSYEKLSQFLTFGKYKLLPTFKYQRLSSGSCESELVPGINGSAAKENEQVDVE, from the coding sequence ATGAAGTTTCTATTTTCAGCCATTGTTATCCTTTGGTGTGTTTGTGATCTGTTGGTGATCCATGTTCTCGCAAATTCACGTTTCCCTGAGGAAATGTATAGTTTTGATAGGAACCCCCAGGTGACCTATAAGTATGATCGCATGAGTGAAGTTCAGAAACAGTGTGCATCTGTGTTGTCTGCTTCATCTGAATTGAGATATGAATATAGTGTTACTGGTATGAAAAGAGAGTTTTCTTTTGTGAATGGGGATTGGAGGCAGGATGGGGGTAAGTTTCCCATAATGCCATTTGATGCAAGCAAATCTCCTGGAACCTTGTCTGAAGATCGTGCTTCAATGAACTTGGTCTCTTTTTGGGTTTCGGATGTTGATCTTGACCACCGCTTGAAGAAGTCAATTCCTATCAATGGTTTCATGGTGATTGGCATTACTAGAGATGGCAATTTTGTGGACAATGCATTTGATGGGAATCCTGAGTTTCGTTTATGGCCCAGCCATTCTCAGCTTTCAATCTCCTTTCAAGGGATTTACACTGAATCAAGGAAAAATGGTGGGGAAAGGGTATTGTGTTTGTTAGGGAACACTATGCTTCCTACTCGAGAGGCTGACCCTGCCAACCCTTGGTCATGGATGAAGAATCCGGGTGATATACCGTTGTCAGAAGATGATCAAATTCTGCTTGTTCTTCGGTATCCGTTGTCATTCACATTAACAAACAGGATAATCAGTGGAGAGCTAAGAAGCTTGAACCGGGAGTCCAATTCTAAATACTTTGATGTTGTTCACATGTCATCACAGTTGGGCAAGTCAGCAAAGTACACATTTGGCTCACAACAGATTGTATCCAAAGCATGCAATCCGTACCCAGTTAAAGATAACCTGACGGATGATGGCATTGCTGTCTACAAGGGGGCAAGGTTTTGTGAAATCCTTGAAGAAATTACTAGAGAAAAACCTTTGTCTGTGGTGACAAACTGGAGATGTAATGGCAGAGATGATTTCTGCAGTAAATTAGGTCCTTTTTTGTCAGATAAGGAAATCAAATCAACGGATGGAGGCTTTCAAGGCGTTAAACTTTATATGCAGGATGTTATCTGTAGTCAAGAAGCTAGCAAGAGTAATACTGGTTCTACTAGGGTATCAACTGTTTTCAGAGCCATTTCTCCATCAGAGAATGAGTATACTGCAGCAAAAAGATCTGGGCCTAGCAACACGTCTCTTGCTGCCGAAGGGATTTGGAAGTCTTCTAGTGGACAGCTTTGCATGGTTGGTTGCCTAGGAGTTGTTGATGCCAAAGGGAGTAGCTGTAATACTCGGATCTGTATGTATATTCCCACCACTTTTTCCTTAAAGCAACATAGTATTATTTTGGGAACTTTGTCTCCCATTAGTAACAGTAGTGCCTTCTTTCCCCTATCGTTTGAGCAACTTGTGCTACCTTCAGAACTCTGGAACTATTTCAAGCTCACTAACCCACATTACAGTTACTCCAAAACTACTTTGGCTGGTGCTGTCCTAGAAAAAAATGAGCCCTTCAGTTTTACGACTGTCATTAAGAAATCATTGCTAACATTCCCCAAACTTGAGGACAACGAGGCATTCCAAGATAGCCTGTCTCTTCTTGCAGAAGATCTCACTTATCATGTCTCTGGATTTCCTGACCCTTTGCCCAATGTCTTGGCCCCAAGAGTTGACATTCAACTGGAGATTCTCTCGGTTGGTCCCTTGTTTGGACGCTATTGGTATGATAAAAATGGTTCAGCATCTGAACAGGAAACGCCATATCATGCCACGGCTGCTGAATATACAGAAAAGCAACTCCTTATAAATGTATCTGCACAACTCAGTCTTGCTGGAAAAGGTTACAGTAACTTCTCTGTGCTTTTTCTAGAGGGTCTTTATGATCCACATGTTGGGAAAATGTATCTAATTGGTTGCAGAGATGTGAGAGCATCATGGAAGGTCTTATATCAGAGTTATGATCTTGAGGCTGGAATGGACTGTTTGATTGAGGTGGTTGTGGCTTATCCTCCTACCACAACTCGGTGGCTAGTCGATCCCAGAGCTACAATATCAATAGAAAGTCAAAGGAATGATGATGATTCCCTTAGATTCGATCCTATAAAGCTCAAAACGTTTCCAATCATATACAGGAAGCAACGTGAGGATGTTCTCTCACGCAGAGGTGTTGAAGGGATTCTTCGACTCTTGACACTTTCATTTGCAATTGGGTGCATTTTAAGCCAACTGTTTTATATACAACATAGTGTGGATTCTCTTCCATATATATCTCTAGTGGTTCTAGGTGTTCAAGCTCTTGGGTATACCATTCCTTTGGTCACAGGTGCAGAGGCACTCTTTAAGAAAATGGTTTCTGAATCTTATGATATGTCATCTAGTGAATTGGAGAGCAGTGAGTGGCTCCATGTCATTGATTACTCTGTGAAACTGTtgttgattgtatcattgcTGATAACTCTGAGACTTTTTCAGAAGGTATGGAAGTCTCGCATCAGATTGCAAGCACGTTCCCCTCTTGAGCCACATCGAGTCCCTAGTGATAAATGGGTATTTCTTTGTACCTTCTTCATGCATGTGATAGGgtatgttattgttttaatagTTCATGGCACAAAGACCAGTCAGAAGGATCTTATAGCAAAGACATATTTGGTTGATGGAGGAAATTCTCATCCATTGCCGGGATGGGCAACAGAATTGCAAGAATATGTAGGTCTTGTTGAAGACTTTTTCTTGCTTCCTCAAATCATTGGGAATCTATTGTGGCATATCCATTGCAAACCTCTCagaaaactatattttattggAATCACTGTGGTCAGACTTCTTCCTCATATATATGATTGCATAAGAGCTCCAGTTTCAAATCCTTACTTCTCTGAGGACTCTGAATTTGTCAATCCAAATTTGGATTTTTACTCGAAATTTGGGGATATTGCTATTTCTGTGACTGCTATTGTTCTTGCAATTGTGgtgtatattcaacaaagaTGGAGCTATGAGAAACTGAGTCAGTTTCTGACATTTGGAAAATATAAGCTTCTCCCAACTTTCAAATACCAAAGATTGTCTTCTGGGTCTTGTGAATCTGAACTAGTCCCTGGTATCAATGGTAGTGCTGCAAAAGAGAATGAGCAAGTTGATGTAGAGTGA